One window from the genome of Drosophila albomicans strain 15112-1751.03 chromosome 2L, ASM965048v2, whole genome shotgun sequence encodes:
- the LOC117565870 gene encoding uncharacterized protein LOC117565870 isoform X1 has product MASVGGLDYGDKLPPVGSVTSSTALAIRNSTIIAHRLSIYLPQLLLPSRDPQKLIMEINCYVAQFRELLIYIGQTRDSPELREKIRRLRRSCVDACKHLAHLITPQPRHCLGSPSERMHLSLLFLLTQLFRHELIKSYRLIQLVPYDMTDYYAPARTAPSNLGNVISQILLCKQINPDFQQEELCSISKDAQELSELLDELQSHLPNPTTETAEETVEHSAAAAAAVCLNAPPAWYTQHRRRSCLSRSRSLCCCFMPSQASSF; this is encoded by the exons ATGGCCAGCGTTGGAGGCTTGGATTATGGCGATAAGTTGCCACCGGTGGGCAGCGTCACCAGCAGCACTGCTTTGGCTATACGCAACTCGACAATTATAGCACATCGATTGTCCATCTACTTGccccagctgctgctgccctccAGAGATCCCCAGAAG CTCATCATGGAAATCAATTGCTATGTGGCACAGTTTCGTGAGCTACTGATCTACATCGGCCAGACACGAGATTCGCCCGAGTTGCGCGAGAAGATTCGACGTCTGCGTCGCAGCTGCGTGGATGCCTGCAAGCATTTGGCACATCTGATTACGCCACAGCCGCGCCATTGTCTGGGCAGTCCCAGTGAGCGCATGCATCTCtcgctgctgtttctgctCACCCAGCTGTTTCGGCATGAGCTCATCAAGAGCTATCGTCTCATCCAGCTGGTGCCGTACGACATGACCGACTATTATG CACCTGCTCGCACGGCACCCTCGAATCTGGGCAATGTGATTAGCCAGATATTGTTGTGCAAGCAAATTAATCCGGACTTTCAGCAAGAGGAACTTTGCAGCATTAGCAAGGATGCACAAGAGTTGAGCGAGCTGCTCGACGAGCTGCAATCGCATTTGCCCAACCCAACTACAGAGACGGCCGAGGAAACCGTCGAGCACT ccgctgcggctgctgctgctgtctgcctGAATGCACCGCCAGCCTGGTATACACAACATCGTCGTCGCAGCTGCctcagccgcagtcgcagtctctgctgttgttttatGCCATCCCAAGCGAGTtcgttttga
- the LOC117565870 gene encoding uncharacterized protein LOC117565870 isoform X2 yields the protein MASVGGLDYGDKLPPVGSVTSSTALAIRNSTIIAHRLSIYLPQLLLPSRDPQKLIMEINCYVAQFRELLIYIGQTRDSPELREKIRRLRRSCVDACKHLAHLITPQPRHCLGSPSERMHLSLLFLLTQLFRHELIKSYRLIQLVPYDMTDYYAPARTAPSNLGNVISQILLCKQINPDFQQEELCSISKDAQELSELLDELQSHLPNPTTETAEETVEHSWYTQHRRRSCLSRSRSLCCCFMPSQASSF from the exons ATGGCCAGCGTTGGAGGCTTGGATTATGGCGATAAGTTGCCACCGGTGGGCAGCGTCACCAGCAGCACTGCTTTGGCTATACGCAACTCGACAATTATAGCACATCGATTGTCCATCTACTTGccccagctgctgctgccctccAGAGATCCCCAGAAG CTCATCATGGAAATCAATTGCTATGTGGCACAGTTTCGTGAGCTACTGATCTACATCGGCCAGACACGAGATTCGCCCGAGTTGCGCGAGAAGATTCGACGTCTGCGTCGCAGCTGCGTGGATGCCTGCAAGCATTTGGCACATCTGATTACGCCACAGCCGCGCCATTGTCTGGGCAGTCCCAGTGAGCGCATGCATCTCtcgctgctgtttctgctCACCCAGCTGTTTCGGCATGAGCTCATCAAGAGCTATCGTCTCATCCAGCTGGTGCCGTACGACATGACCGACTATTATG CACCTGCTCGCACGGCACCCTCGAATCTGGGCAATGTGATTAGCCAGATATTGTTGTGCAAGCAAATTAATCCGGACTTTCAGCAAGAGGAACTTTGCAGCATTAGCAAGGATGCACAAGAGTTGAGCGAGCTGCTCGACGAGCTGCAATCGCATTTGCCCAACCCAACTACAGAGACGGCCGAGGAAACCGTCGAGCACT CCTGGTATACACAACATCGTCGTCGCAGCTGCctcagccgcagtcgcagtctctgctgttgttttatGCCATCCCAAGCGAGTtcgttttga
- the LOC117565868 gene encoding DNA-directed RNA polymerase, mitochondrial, whose translation MYRLLGVNRAAAVQRVLRLPPPTSTTTGCSNCGTAAHNLTQYQQYYQMLYRPAPATTTAIALRTQSTTPTQADALAQAKKKRLRKPRYAKYVELLEVTELTASERKSRVKRLKSKKLAEFIQKTQMQILEKRAREERRAQKKGEPCSGEAQLQLEEYQQLILESHINSPAKLKNSEETVLRQPAEYQKFDLDAVDSSILEAGMYDDKPIIFFGKDTYTKQIISNPTEVHNILKSFNNYRDILEGIEHERQDNIEADLARFGLNAPKLAVVESTLLDPFESNEPYIDDQQQPPKPIQETSVQSKINAVTAKSKKRFKSKVHVNEEQERLAKQRALNVNLTTYLNVCVSANMLSRALSTIFAYRSRAKKNNIPQKQSIITIELYNILLHGYAGKGSFDRCQELFKLIHEDGLQFSEQTYAAAFECLGRVESDAENIKSIEQYIEQAEQQGYTLNQIMDRSKFVSDQRDIALDAIRRVRADFTPVYVPPQLGYDNELLNDLNAYTVPVGAEAETIKQQDCSIMNSKLGYSKAQLEQLAREQLQVELDGSITIKSIEKPKEFANAKFCRTKLKELDQTWRKQISAAIVRDLNTLRAQVRFKPHGYMNYYTYLKVLETSHFTDILIKEIYKLAEGSETFSPTVGQLYKELGQRVQQCYQIELKKHNGTLEKVGDIYSSYCELWDSGKSQDNTRQMWQRLVHEQRDSGPSMDLPEVPWPSNVLIGVGRFLFNILVRDIKIDAHIMRQKKTATTTPQNLLPAFYTLFRNQGRLVKEEVKPHPVLSRLLRASRQQTLTFDANLVPMLCPPQPWSTPHNGGYLLNKSELIRLPQQAVQQWERIHASNPQHLYPALDSLNQLASVPWRVNTQLLDVIIKVFQNGGDAKLDVPQPPSSLPALPTLPAASDSENPTSPAERAKQFRDKLAHRRKQSEMYSLWCDALYRLSLAQHYRDKVFWLPHNMDFRGRVYPVPPHLNHLGSDLARSMLIFDQAQPLGVDGFSWLKLHCINLTGLKKRDSVRERLLYAEEIMPEILDSADNPLTGRMWWSKSDEPWQTLACCMEIANVQRSPDPSAYLSRFPIHQDGSCNGLQHYAALGRDQAGACSVNLSPSAIPQDVYSAVAALVERTRKTDAQNGLHVAAALEGFVRRKVIKQTVMTTVYGVTRYGARLQIARQLKDIDDFPKDWVWPASTYLTTKTFESLREMFTSTREIQDWFTECARMIAGVCMQNVEWVTPLGLPVVQPYNRQETKHVPRAGLRVTNSMSTDLYERPNILKQKNAFPPNFIHSLDSSHMMLTSLQCERQGITFVSVHDCFWTHACTVPELNRACREQFVALHSQPILEQLSKFMRQTYSFRDTEFTNDGSVEDLSKRQLNRTLRQLPQKGDFDLRNVLDSVYFFS comes from the exons ATGTATCGCTTATTGGGCGTCAACCGCGCTGCAGCTGTACAGCGTGTGCTACGCTTGCCGCCGCCtacctcaacaacaacaggctgCAGCAATTGCGGCACCGCTGCGCATAATTTGACTCAATATCAGCAATATTATCAGATGCTTTACCGTCCAGCGCCGGCAA caacaactgcaattgcttTACGCACACAGTCCACCACACCCACACAAGCAGACGCCTTGGCTCAGGCGAAGAAGAAACGTTTACGTAAACCGCGCTACGCCAAATATGTGGAGCTATTGGAAG TAACCGAGCTTACTGCCAGCGAGCGCAAGTCGCGTGTCAAGCGCTTGAAGTCAAAGAAATTGGCAGAATTCATACAGaaaacacaaatgcaaatcCTCGAGAAGCGGGCACGAGAAGAACGACGTGCCCAGAAGAAAGGCGAACCCTGCAGTGGTGAAgcacagctgcagctggaggaATATCAACAATTAATACTGGAGAGCCACATCAATAGTCCAGCAAAGTTAAAGAACAGTGAAGAAACCGTACTGCGGCAGCCCGCAGAATATCAAAAGTTCGATTTGGATGCGGTAGACAGTTCGATATTGGAGGCGGGCATGTACGATGACAAGCCGATAATATTCTTTGGCAAGGATACGTACACCAAACAGATAATTTCGAATCCGACAGAGGTGCACAACATACTAAAGAGCTTTAACAATTATCGGGACATTCTGGAAGGTATTGAACATGAGCGACAGGACAACATTGAAGCGGATTTGGCCAGATTTGG TTTGAATGCACCTAAACTCGCCGTAGTGGAGTCAACTTTGTTGGATCCCTTTGAATCGAATGAGCCTTACATCGATGATCAGCAGCAGCCCCCGAAACCTATTCAGGAAACTAGTGTGCAGTCGAAAATAAATGCCGTAACAGCAAAATCCAAAAAGCG CTTCAAGTCAAAGGTGCATGTCAATGAGGAACAGGAACGTCTGGCCAAGCAGCGCGCATTGAACGTAAATTTGACTACATATCTCAATGTATGCGTCTCAGCAAACATGCTGAGTCGCGCGCTCTCCACAATCTTTGCCTATCGCAGTCGCGCCAAAAAGAATAACATACCGCAGAAGCAGAGCATCATCACCATTGAACTGTATAACATTCTGTTGCATGGCTATGCGGGCAAAGGTTCTTTTGACCGTTGCCAGGAGCTGTTCAAGCTTATCCATGAGGATGGTCTGCAGTTTAGCGAGCAAACTTATGCAGCTGCTTTCGAATGTCTTGGACGAGTTGAGTCGGATGCAGAGAATATAAAATCGATTGAACAGTACATCGAACAGGCTGAACAACAAGGATATACGCTTAATCAGATTATGGATCGCTCGAAGTTTGTGTCTGATCAACGTGATATAGCGCTGGATGCCATAAGGCGAGTACGTGCCGATTTCACGCCTGTATATGTGCCACCTCAGTTGGGCTACGACAACGAATTGCTCAACGATCTCAATGCATACACTGTTCCCGTGGGCGCCGAAGCCGAAACAATAAAGCAGCAGGATTGCAGCATTATGAACTCAAAGCTTGGATATAGTAAAGCACAATTAGAGCAGCTAGCTCGTGAACAGTTGCAAGTGGAATTGGATGGCTCCATCACCATCAAGTCCATTGAAAAGCCCAAGGAATTTGCCAATGCCAAATTTTGC CGCACTAAGCTTAAGGAATTGGATCAAACGTGGCGTAAGCAAATCTCGGCTGCCATTGTGCGTGATCTGAACACGTTGCGTGCTCAGGTGCGTTTCAAGCCGCATGGATACATGAACTACTATACGTACCTTAAGGTGCTGGAAACGAGCCACTTTACGGACATACTCATCAAGGAGATCTACAAACTCGCCGAAGGGTCCGAGACCTTTAGTCCCACCGTGGGTCAGCTATACAAGGAACTCGGTCAACGGGTGCAGCAATGCTATCAAATCGAACTGAAAAAACACAATGGCACGTTGGAGAAAGTTGGCGATATTTACAGCTCGTACTGTGAGCTGTGGGATAGCGGCAAGAGTCAGGATAATACAAGGCAAATGTGGCAACGTTTGGTGCACGAACAGCGTGACAGTGGACCCTCCATGGATCTGCCCGAGGTACCGTGGCCGTCGAATGTATTGATCGGTGTGGGACGTTtccttttcaatattttggtGCGTGACATCAAAATAGATGCGCATATTATGCGTCAAAAGAagacagcgacgacgacgccacAGAATCTATTGCCTGCCTTTTATACGCTGTTTCGGAATCAAGGACGTTTGGTCAAGGAGGAAGTCAAACCACATCCCGTGTTGTCGCGTTTATTGCGCGCCTCACGCCAACAGACGCTCACCTTTGACGCGAATCTGGTGCCCATGCTGTGTCCACCACAACCCTGGAGCACGCCACACAACGGTGGCTATTTGCTGAACAAATCGGAACTGATACGTTTGCCACAGCAGGCGGTGCAGCAATGGGAACGCATACACGCCTCCAATCCGCAGCATCTCTATCCGGCACTCGACTCGCTCAATCAGCTAGCCAGTGTGCCGTGGCGTGTCAACACACAGCTGCTGGATGTGATCATTAAAGTGTTTCAAAATGGCGGTGATGCCAAACTGGATGTGCCACAGCCGCCCAGCTCGTTGCCAGCATTGCCCACTCTGCCTGCGGCTAGTGATAGTGAGAATCCTACGTCGCCAGCTGAGCGTGCCAAGCAGTTCAGGGATAAGCTGGCACATCGACGCAAACAAAGCGAGATGTACAGCTTGTGGTGCGATGCGCTCTATCGTCTGTCGCTGGCACAGCAC TACCGTGACAAGGTCTTTTGGCTGCCGCACAACATGGACTTCCGTGGACGCGTTTACCCCGTGCCGCCGCATTTGAATCACTTGGGCTCTGATTTGGCTCGTTCGATGCTCATATTTGATCAGGCACAGCCGCTGGGCGTCGATGGCTTCAGCTGGCTGAAACTGCACTGTATCAACTTGACGGGCCTTAAGAAGCGAGATTCAGTGCGTGAACGTCTGCTGTATGCAGAGGAGATTATGCCAGAGATACTCGACTCGGCGGACAATCCACTCACGGGTCGCATGTGGTGGTCCAAATCGGATGAACCATGGCAAACGCTTGCGTGTTGCATGGAGATTGCCAATGTGCAACGCTCACCCGATCCCAGTGCCTATCTGAGTCGCTTTCCCATACATCAGGATGGTTCGTGCAACGGTCTGCAGCATTATGCGGCATTGGGTCGTGATCAAGCGGGCGCTTGCAGTGTTAATCTGTCACCGTCAGCTATACCGCAGGATGTGTACAGTGCGGTTGCGGCGTTGGTAGAACGCACACGTAAAACGGATGCCCAGAATGGACTCCATGTGGCTGCAGCACTGGAGGGATTCGTGCGACGCAAGGTCATTAAACAGACGGTGATGACAACGGTGTATGGTGTGACACGCTACGGAGCACGATTACAGATTGCGCGACAGCTGAAAGACATTGATGACTTCCCCAAGGATTGGGTGTGGCCAGCGTCGACGTATTTGACCACAAAAACGTTTGAGAGTCTGCGCGAAATGTTCACGTCGACTCGCGAGATTCAAGACTGGTTTACCGAGTGTGCCCGCATGATTGCCGGCGTGTGCATGCAAAATGTGGAGTGGGTAACACCGCTGGGCTTGCCCGTGGTGCAGCCATACAATCGCCAGGAGACAAAGCATGTGCCCCGTGCCGGGCTGCGTGTGACCAACAGCATGTCAACGGATCTGTACGAACGTCCCAATATCCTGAAACAGAAGAATGCCTTTCCGCCcaatttcattcattcgcTGGACTCGTCGCACATGATGCTCACCTCGTTGCAGTGCGAGCGCCAGGGCATCACCTTTGTCTCGGTGCACGATTGCTTCTGGACGCATGCGTGTACGGTGCCGGAGCTGAATCGGGCGTGTCGCGAGCAGTTTGTGGCGCTCCATTCACAGCCCATTCTTGAGCAGCTGTCCAAATTTATGCGACAAACGTATAGCTTCCGAGACAC CGAATTTACCAACGATGGTTCGGTGGAGGATCTGTCAAAACGGCAGCTGAATCGCACACTGAGACAACTGCCACAGAAAGGTGACTTTGATCTGCGCAACGTTCTTGATTCGGTCTACTTCTTCAGCTAA
- the LOC117565869 gene encoding uncharacterized protein LOC117565869 yields MAPKREKKDKKENTDDDSKPQPPNIFLYIQLASIGILPTTKHALEIHMDQGESVIVKCVEQYDTEGIILEQEFHTKPTYTLIFQQDNLDRINQAADNPLLIKLYMRKVESSTTFTETEVEQETSLTEEDKEENTVAAVIEDVTHLSPTPDAAQVNIEVDYFADNDDLLLLCVGYLDLIKLFGHHRCMVREELYLYPVPDVPNELRCTVHSEWHLYTLVPIAKEIAFTNMAFVSFESIYNLNENYALNVDTLEVQLSFRSTQPVTRNEYHVIPWCSFNRFSDVCIANQHSYLLFESFRSNVSIDNCLGLKSTMEVSIHQLFQQLMRSENLDVVFNAISPQFDNALICNTFHRYILTREMSDALYNVFILQRYVILVEAFQTASATDNKGTKGAKASKQKVFEGILDPAIMLFPGVQTIRFAVELKYLGIQKKAVKTKRVTMGTSKQRRSSTEPLEPTFAIIKLCLLAPLGETYHELKVFRESFISQNRLLHCNKPPSEPPKATLCEIQREVYLRFDAFVRDTIRYIVDKNVQSVEEKRNHFCCALQNLSNILLKLVGSDFNNRIHTSSNHEFRNICVLAFNELETRTHNLLEKIEDEGFDELIKDRHKKSEQLFDAMNAIKLMNAVGDKRMASYFYEKEKDHSGPLFEFYDLIVKMEQSEYVAAKAFFKTVQILSPLQDYLAGWIRIFINYVDTRDDPDPTISSNANECLLNSITQYAETHVSKLDGWILLYCYYKRFDYAPGFNYARWRLEEELTSPSHRVNEAAAPLSIWGISLNMNPEFAKESGHMFFVCFKLFVRLGLYEFGQVIFNEFQSQCDEVDRYLISTQLKILLKQLDDDFEPVEHGGVGEDNGEEEELTPQAAFVAQVNGNVEFARGNWEKAANYYERIVDQSSGFEGERDNYLLSKLRFAYISYEMDNFDQTVNALSQPFDGQLLSLFCNYLMGKAYYRLYDFNKALQCFITCTSFGAHVPNIWGFLALINLHLGNNVNAINCWKYARIDPTKCITDETIFEELELIDVDSVDLFIDGPSSGSTTSSTFSFTDDE; encoded by the exons ATGGCGCCTAAACGCGAAAAGAAAGATAAAAAAGAGAACACAGATGATGACTCCAAGCCGCAACCACccaatatatttctatatattcaGCTGGCCAGCATTGGTATTCTGCCCACCACAAAACATGCACTCGAAATACACATGGATCAAGGAGAAAGCGTCATTGTGAAATGCGTAGAGCAATACGACACCGAAGGCATTATTTTGGAGCAAGAATTCCACACCAAGCCCACATACACATTAATCTTTCAACAGGACAACCTGGATCGCATTAATCAGGCCGCAGATAATCCACTGCTCATCAAACTCTACATGCGCAAAGTGGAATCATCGACGACTTTCACGGAAACTGAGGTGGAGCAGGAAACGTCTCTGACCGAAGAagataaagaagaaaacacaGTGGCTGCCGTTATTGAAGATGTGACACATCTGTCGCCTACTCCAGATGCAGCCCAGGTGAATATCGAAGTGGATTACTTTGCCGACAATGACgatctgttgctgctttgcgTGGGATACTTGGATCTGATCAAACTCTTTGGCCATCATCGCTGCATGGTGCGCGAGGAACTTTACCTCTACCCCGTACCCGATGTGCCCAACGAGTTGCGCTGCACCGTCCACTCGGAGTGGCATCTGTACACTTTAGTGCCCATTGCCAAGGAAATTGCGTTCACCAATATGGCGTTTGTGTCTTTCGAGTCCATCTACAATCTGAATGAGAATTATGCACTCAATGTGGACACCCTTGAAGTGCAGCTAAGCTTTCGTTCCACACAGCCGGTGACACGCAACGAATACCATGTGATTCCTTGGTGCAGCTTTAACAGATTCAGCGACGTTTGCATTGCCAATCAGCATAGTTATTTGCTCTTTGAATCGTTTCGCAGCAATGTAAGTATTGACAATTGTTTGGGCCTCAAGTCCACCATGGAGGTGAGCATCCATCAGCTGTTCCAGCAGCTCATGCGTTCCGAGAACTTAGACGTGGTCTTCAATGCCATAAGTCCACAATTCGATAATGCTCTGATTTGCAATACATTCCATCGCTATATACTCACCCGTGAAATGTCCGACGCATTGTACAATGTATTTATCCTGCAACGTTATGTTATTCTAGTGGAGGCCTTTCAGACAGCAAGCGCTACGGACAACAAAGGAACAAAGGGAGCTAAAGCCAGCAAGCAAAAGGTATTCGAGGGGATTTTGGATCCAGCAATTATGCTTTTTCCCGGTG TACAAACAATTCGCTTTGCTGTGGAGCTTAAGTATCTGGGCATCCAAAAGAAAGCGGTGAAGACGAAGCGAGTCACTATGGGCACTTCGAAACAACGCCGCAGCAGCACAGAGCCCCTGGAACCCACCTTTGCCATCATCAAGCTGTGTCTCTTGGCACCGCTGGGTGAAACTTATCACGAGCTGAAGGTGTTTCGAGAGAGCTTCATAAGCCAGAATCGACTGTTGCATTGCAATAAACCGCCATCGGAACCACCGAAAGCGACGCTCTGTGAGATTCAACGTGAAGTATATTTGCGTTTCGATGCATTCGTACGCGATACGATTCGTTATATTGTGGACAAGAATGTGCAGAGCGTCGAGGAGAAGCGCAATCATTTCTGCTGTGCGTTGCAGAATCTCAGCAACATACTGCTGAAATTGGTGGGCAGTGATTTCAATAATCGCATACACACCAGCTCCAATCATGAGTTCCGA aatatCTGCGTACTTGCATTCAATGAGTTGGAGACGCGTACCCACAACCTTCTGGAGAAGATCGAGGACGAAGGCTTTGATGAGCTTATTAAGGATAGGCACAAGAAGAGCGAACAACTTTTCGATGCAATGAATGCCATCAAATTGATGAATGCGGTGGGGGATAAGCGCATGGCTAGTTATTTCTATGAAAAG GAAAAAGATCACAGTGGGCCGCTTTTCGAATTCTATGATCTGATTGTCAAAATGGAGCAATCCGAGTATGTAGCTGCCAAGGCCTTTTTTAAAACTGTCCAAATTCTTTCACCGCTACAAGATTATTTAGC TGGTTGGATTCGCATATTCATCAACTATGTGGACACACGCGATGATCCCGATCCCACAATCTCGTCGAATGCTAATGAGTGTCTGTTGAATAGCATAACACAATATGCAGAGACACATGTTAGCAAATTGGATGGTTGGATTTTGCTTTATTGCTATTACAAGCGCTTTGATTATGCGCCTGGTTTTAACTACGCACGTTGGCGTCTTGAGGAAGAGTTGACGAGCCCGTCGCATAGAGTGAATGAGGCTGCGGCACCTCTCAGCATTTGGGGCATTTCGTTGAACATGAATCCTGAATTTGCAAAGGAGAGCGGCCACATGTTCTTTGTGTGCTTCAAGTTGTTTGTGCGTCTGGGCCTTTATGAATTTGGCCAGGTGATCTTCAACGAGTTCCAGTCGCAGTGCGATGAGGTAGATCGTTATTTGATTAGCACACAGCTGAAAATATTGCTTAAACAGCTCGATGACGATTTTGAGCCCGTCGAGCACGGTGGCGTTGGCGAGGACAACGGCGAGGAGGAAGAGCTG acGCCCCAAGCAGCGTTTGTGGCACAGGTAAATGGCAACGTTGAATTCGCACGCGGCAACTGGGAGAAGGCAGCCAATTACTATGAGCGCATTGTGGATCAATCATCTGGCTTTGAGGGTGAACGTGATAACTATTTGCTGAGCAAACTACGATTCGCTTACATATCCTATGAGATGGACAACTTTGACCAGACAGTGAATGCGTTGAGTCAACCCTTTGACGGTCAACTATTGTCGCTCTTCTGCAACTACTTGATGGGCAAAGCCTACTACAGACTGTATGATTTCAACAAGGCACTGCAGTGCTTTATTACCTGCACCTCCTTTGGTGCGCACGTGCCGAACATTTGGGGTTTCTTGGCTCTGATTAATCTGCATCTGGGCAACAATGTGAATGCCATCAATTGCTGGAAATATGCTAGAATT GATCCGACTAAATGCATTACAGATGAAACGATTTTTGAGGAATTGGAACTCATTGATGTGGACAGCGTGGATCTGTTTATCGATGGGCCTAGTTCTGGTTCGACCACCTCCTCTACCTTCAGCTTTACCGATGATGAATAG